Proteins co-encoded in one Bemisia tabaci chromosome 9, PGI_BMITA_v3 genomic window:
- the LOC109038942 gene encoding uncharacterized protein → MYQNAEIRTLSSDPLSRGEILLELLLPDESVPMSPTLIIQTMKLSQEQITKLEEETRFHSPRLSEEIRIRITPDVFYPICTSSASEALAIFLTSPRVPADFGDHAAAFDLLQSRREMEITMSGLVVDRDLGYLAAVPDGVVEKDDAIIKVHVLQRPRSKGRLIMSKEEALPMDNPLFYEVQGLLNIMNRKKCILLVVSRKYVTPFTVKRDESFWRDEMLGKIVKFYEGTLAPKLSADMLPRIRDLQVAANIAYGAISELDEKKALDIYRRTQDGSEAYNVLWDESRIRIMPQHYHLVMHPNISTKEKVNQILKGYYTSRERWNWQQSSRKSLLNRYIDMHPEWTIKEDGGLIIDPAFPYLATFPTAYGYGSLQDQPQSPPKRQPSSPSKHQPSSPPKRKPLKRPSSRGHAVLALEAPQPPEVPKNGFKSKSTSGSKVDVDEAGSSPPRTKTRLQVIYEVVAFIPSVADAYQLNDLYVDKGRTLLKRDSRFYYKVQGSMAISRVKKCLFILGKLGTKEKEILHSEVVDFDAKVWRKLQQKLAHFYFSTYLVYHANPEFFKSIARGKTLGDLIAEDPSPTAEEVEAIAKEAKDDEKEEDVRD, encoded by the exons atgtatcagaatgctgaaattcgtaccttgtctagtgatccattatcGAGGGGCGAAATTTTACTTGAACTGCTCCTTCCAGATGAGTCGGTGCCGATGAGCCCAACGCTCATCATCCAAACGATGAAACTGAGCCAGGAGCAGATCACCAAGCTGGAAGAGGAAACCCGATTCCACAGCCCGCGGCTGAGCGAGGAGATCAGGATACGGATCACCCCGGACGTCTTCTACCCGATCTGCACGTCGTCGGCCTCGGAGGCGCTGGCGATTTTCCTGACGTCGCCGCGCGTGCCCGCGGATTTCGGGGACCACGCTGCGGCGTTTGATTTGCTCCAGAGTCGGAGGGAGATGGAGATCACCATGTCCGGCCTCGTCGTCGACCGAGATCTCGGCTACTTGGCTGCCGTTCCCGACGGCGTTGTCGAGAAAGACGATGCCATTATCAAGGTCCACGTCTTACAGCGCCCGCGCAGCAAGGGACGCCTCATAATGAGCAAGG aggaaGCGCTACCGATGGACAATCCATTATTTTACGAAGTCCAAGGGCTTCTGAACATCATGAACCGCAAGAAATGTATCCTTCTTGTCGTCAGTCGCAAATACGTGACACCTTTCACGGTTAAGAGAGACGAAAGCTTCTGGAGAGATGAAATgctgggaaaaattgtcaaattctACGAGGGCACACTGGCACCCAAATTGTCGGCCGACATGTTGCCGC gTATTCGGGACCTTCAAGTTGCAGCAAATATTGCTTACGGTGCCATCAGCGAATTGGATGAGAAAAAAGCTCTCGATATTTATAGAAGAACACAAGATGGTTCAGAAGCGTACAACGTCTTGTGGGACGAGTCTCGAATTCGGATAATGCCACAACATTATCACCTTGTTATGCATCCTAATATCTCAACGAAAGAAAAAGTGAATCAAATCTTGAAAGGGTATTACACGTCCAGGGAAAGATGGAATTGGCAGCAGAGCTCCAGAAAGTCTCTCCTCAATAG GTACATAGATATGCATCCGGAATGGACGATCAAAGAGGACGGTGGGTTGATAATTGACCCGGCCTTTCCGTACCTGGCCACGTTTCCTACCGCTTATGGGTATGGCTCCCTTCAAGATCAACCTCAGTCACCCCCGAAGCGTCAACCTTCGTCACCCTCGAAGCATCAACCTTCGTCACCCCCGAAGCGTAAACCCTTGAAGCGTCCATCATCCAGAGGACACGCTGTCTTAGCTCTGGAAGCACCGCAGCCGCCAGAAGTTCCGAAAAATGGCTTCAAATCCAAGAGTACAAGTGGATCGAAAGTTGATGTTGATGAAGCTGGTAGTTCGCCGCCGAGAACCAAGACGAGACTGCAAGTCATTTACGAAGTTGTTGCATTCATCCCGAGTGTCGCAGACGCATACCAGTTGAATGACCTATATGTTGATAAAGGAAG GACCTTGTTAAAGAGAGACTCCAGGTTCTACTACAAAGTGCAAGGCTCCATGGCGATTAGCCGCGTGAAGAAGTGTCTTTTCATCCTGGGGAAGCTGGGcacaaaagagaaagaaatcTTGCACTCGGAGGTCGTCGACTTCGACGCGAAAGTCTGGCGAAAACTGCAACAGAAACTGGCACATTTCTATTTCAGCACCTACCTCGTCTACCACGCAAATCCGGAGTTCTTCAAGAGTATTGCCCGCGGCAAAACGCTCGGAGACCTCATCGCTGAGGACCCTTCTCCTACGGCGGAGGAAGTTGAGGCCATTGCAAAGGAAGCTAAAGATGATGAAAAGGAAGAGGATGTGCGTGATTGA